Proteins found in one Balaenoptera musculus isolate JJ_BM4_2016_0621 chromosome 4, mBalMus1.pri.v3, whole genome shotgun sequence genomic segment:
- the LOC118894457 gene encoding LOW QUALITY PROTEIN: G2/mitotic-specific cyclin-B1-like (The sequence of the model RefSeq protein was modified relative to this genomic sequence to represent the inferred CDS: deleted 1 base in 1 codon; substituted 1 base at 1 genomic stop codon) has translation MRAAVQEAPSPLRLHTHSCSSLAKKSSVPKVKELLWAKTKQAMDSLINIMTQLFFYILEQNQCCGGTAVGLWWVQGPWLVGGSRALLLPTELLPGAEEAVVLRITRNMNINAENNTKVNVAGAKCVPVATVAASKPGLRPRTALGDIGNKVSEQPQAKLPLKKEAKTLAAGKVIAKKLPKPLEKTPAPVLEPXLEPDLEPEPEPEPVKEQKLPPEPILVDTPSPSPMETSGCAPAEEYVCQAFSDVILTVNDVDAEDGVDPNLCSEYVKDIYAYLRQLEEEQAVRPRYLLGREVTGNVRAILTDWLVQVQMKFRLLQETMYMTVSIIDRFMQDNCVPKKMLQLVGVTAMFIASKYEEMYPPEIGDFAFVTDNTYTKYQIRQMEMKILRALNFSLGRPLALLHFLRRASKIGEVDVKLHTLTKYLMELTMLNYHMVHFPPSQIAVGAFCLALKILDNGELTPILQHYLSYTEESLLAVMQHLAKNIVMVNRGLTKHMTIKNKYAASKHAKISTLAQLNSALVQDLAKAVAKV, from the exons ATGCGTGCTGCTGTGCAAGAAGCCCCAAGCCCACTTCGGCTGCACACCCATTCTTGCTCCAGCTTAGCTAAGAAGTCATCAGTTCCGAAAGTGAAG GAATTGCTTTGGGCTAAAACGAAACAGGCCATGGATTCACTAATTAATATCATGACTCAGCTATTCTTCTACATCTTGGAGCAAAATCAG TGCTGCGGAGGAACGGCTGTTGGCCTGTGGTGGGTTCAAGGTCCCTGGCTGGTCGGGGGCTCCCGTGCTCTGCTTCTCCCCACTGAGCTGCTGCCTGGTGCAGAGGAAGCCGTGGTGCTCCGGATCACCAGGAACATGAACATTAATGCTGAGAATAACACGAAGGTCAATGTGGCAGGCGCAAAGTGCGTGCCTGTGGCCACTGTTGCAGCCTCTAAGCCCGGGCTGAGGCCAAGAACAGCTCTTGGGGACATCGGTAACAAAGTCAGTGAACAGCCACAGGCCAAACTGCCCctgaaaaaggaagcaaaaactTTAGCTGCTGGAAAAGTTATTGCTAAAAAACTACCAAAACCTCTGGAAAAGACTCCTGCACCTGTGCTGGAGCCCTAGCTGGAGCCGGATCTGGAGCCAGAGCCAGAACCCGAGCCTGTTAAAGAACAGAAACTTCCCCCTGAGCCTATTTTGGTTGATACTCCCTCTCCAAGCCCCATGGAAACATCTGGCTGTGCCCCTGCAGAAGAATATGTGTGTCAGGCTTTCTCTGATGTAATTCTTACAGTGAATGATGTGGATGCAGAAGATGGAGTGGATCCAAACCTTTGTAGTGAATATGTAAAAGATATCTATGCTTATCTGAGACAACTTGAGGAAGAGCAAGCAGTCAGACCAAGATACCTACTGGGTCGTGAAGTCACTGGAAACGTGAGAGCCATCCTAACTGACTGGCTAGTGCAGGTTCAGATGAAATTCAGGTTACTCCAGGAGACCATGTACATGACTGTTTCCATTATTGATCGGTTCATGCAGGATAATTGTGTGCCCAAGAAGATGCTGCAGCTGGTTGGTGTCACTGCCATGTTTATTGCAAGCAAATATGAGGAAATGTACCCTCCAGAAATTGGTGACTTTGCCTTTGTGACTGACAACACTTACACTAAGTACCAAATCAGACAGATGGAAATGAAGATTCTAAGAGCTTTAAATTTTAGTCTGGGTCGCCCTCTAGCCCTG CTGCATTTCCTTCGGAGAGCGTCTAAGATTGGAGAGGTTGATGTTAAGCTACATACTTTGACCAAATATCTCATGGAACTAACTATGTTGAACTACCACATGGTGCACTTCCCTCCTTCTCAGATTGCAGTGGGAGCTTTTTGCTTAGCACTGAAAATTCTTGATAATGGTGAATTGACACCAATTCTACAGCATTACCTGTCATACACTGAAGAATCCCTTCTTGCTGTTATGCAACACCTGGCTAAGAATATAGTCATGGTGAATCGTGGGCTTACGAAGCACATGACTATCAAGAACAAGTATGCTGCGTCTAAGCATGCTAAGATCAGCACTCTAGCACAGCTGAATTCTGCACTAGTTCAAGATTTAGCCAAGGCTGTGGCAAAGGTGTAA